One window from the genome of Malus domestica chromosome 01, GDT2T_hap1 encodes:
- the LOC103437610 gene encoding short-chain dehydrogenase RED1 yields MEVYGQQVVLLTGCSEGGIGHALARAFAAEGCVVVATSRSVRSMADLEGDSRFYLQELDVVSEESVERVVSNVLEKYGRIDVVVNNAGVHCVGPLAEVPLSALQHTFNTNVFGSMRLIQAVIPHMASRRKGKIVNVGSVTVAAPTPWAGAYTASKAALHALSDSLRLELRPFGISVITVVPGGIRSNIGRTALASYNQMPEWKLYKPFEAAIRARATSSQGPKSTPSDEFAKKTVAAILQKNPPAWFSYGHLATIFAILYHLPLFVKDFVWRKAMKC; encoded by the exons ATGGAGGTGTACGGGCAGCAAGTGGTTCTGTTAACTGGGTGCTCGGAAGGGGGGATAGGTCACGCGCTGGCACGTGCGTTCGCCGCAGAGGGTTGCGTGGTGGTGGCGACGAGCAGGTCAGTGAGATCGATGGCGGATCTTGAAGGGGACTCGCGATTTTATTTGCAAGAGTTGGACGTGGTTTCCGAGGAGAGCGTGGAGAGGGTGGTGTCGAATGTGTTAGAGAAGTATGGCCGAATTGATGTGGTGGTTAACAACGCTGGGGTTCATTGTGTTGGTCCACTCGCTGAGGTCCCTCTCTCTGCTCTCCAACACACTTTTAACACCAATGTTTTCG GTTCCATGAGGTTGATACAAGCTGTTATCCCCCACATGGCatcaagaagaaaaggaaagattGTAAATGTTGGAAGTGTTACTGTTGCGGCGCCAACACCGTGGGCTGGTGCTTACACAGCATCCAAAGCTGCTCTTCATGCACTCAGTGATTCTttaag ATTGGAACTGAGGCCCTTTGGAATCAGTGTGATCACGGTTGTACCTGGAGGAATTAGATCAAACATCGGACGTACTGCTTTGGCCAGCTACAACCAGATGCCCGAATGGAAATTATACAAGCCTTTCGAAGCAGCAATCCGCGCCAGAGCCACTAGCTCACAAGGTCCTAAATCAACCCCATCAGACGAGTTTGCAAAGAAGACTGTGGCTGCCATTCTGCAGAAGAATCCGCCGGCTTGGTTCTCCTACGGTCACCTCGCCACCATTTTCGCCATCTTATATCATCTGCCACTCTTCGTTAAAGATTTTGTATGGAGGAAAGCAATGAAATGTTGA
- the LOC103437611 gene encoding uncharacterized protein isoform X1, producing MNSVFSEQILADKLSKLNSTQQCIETLSHWCIFHRSKAELVVETWDKQFHSAQMVQKVPLLYLANDILQNSKRKGNEFVAEFWKVLPAALKVVHEQGDDHGKKVVSRLVGIWEERRVFGSRTRSLKELMLGEELPPPLELSGKKRSRSVRIVKRDSRSIRTKLSIGGPAEKIVSAFHLVISEHPTEDTEMSKCKSAAHRVRKLEKDVDIACTNAKDPKWKTLAKEVEEEENILKQCIDKLKLVETSRVALVSQLQEALHEQESELENVRTHMQVAQAQAEEATNMRKRLNDEDYVFKPSSATSPSTDGNSIGGQTPRKSAAAIAALVADKLAASSSSQLIMTSVLSTFAAEEAKNAGLTKPSTSMPGTNSISKPERSVPVSDANVFMSSQAPSVQPNHSYQSALVPQLQNQAPTSQGQFHMLPNPPSQQYLQPSGGVMSPYGYGSIPHLPLGPPPPPPHMVSPMVPLAQQPLQMNQQPVQNSQQQLIPLTQPPPPAPSFRPLQQPPGMVYYAHPHHSQ from the exons GTCGCATTGGTGCATATTTCACCGGAGCAAAGCAGAACTGGTTGTTGAAACATGGGATAAACAATTCCATAGTGCACAGATGGTTCAGAAAGTTCCTCTCTTGTATCTTGCAAATGACATCCTGCAGAACAGTAAGCGGAAAGGAAACGAATTTGTTGCTGAGTTTTGGAAGGTTCTTCCAGCCGCTCTCAAAGTTGTTCACGAGCAAGGCGATGATCATGGAAAGAAAGTTGTATCTAGATTA GTTGGTATTTGGGAAGAGAGACGAGTATTTGGGTCTCGTACCAGGAGCCTCAAAGAACTAATGCTTGGGGAAGAACTGCCTCCACCATTGGAACTCAGTGGCAAAAAGCGCTCACGTTCAGTCAGAATTGTAAAAAGAGACTCACGCTCTATCAGAACG AAACTTTCTATTGGAGGCCCGGCTGAGAAGATTGTATCCGCATTTCACTTGGTGATCAGTGAACATCCCACTGAAGATACTGAGATGAGTAAATGCAAGTCTGCAGCTCACCGTGTAAGGAAGTTGGAGAAAGATGTTGACATTGCCTGTACTAATG CAAAAGATCCAAAGTGGAAAACTTTAGCAAAAGAAGTAGAGGAGGAAGAAAATATTTTGAAGCAGTGTATCGATAAACTTAAATTAGTTGAAACAAGTAGAGTAGCACTTGTATCTCAATTACAAGAAGCTCTGCATGAACAG GAATCTGAACTGGAGAACGTTCGAACTCATATGCAG GTGGCACAGGCACAGGCAGAAGAAGCCACCAACATGCGGAAGCGGCTCAATGATGAAGATTATGTGTTTAAACCATCAAGTGCGACCAGTCCTTCAACTGATGGAAATTCTATAGGCGGACAAACACCTAGGAAATCAGCTGCAGCCATTGCAGCTTTGGTTGCAGACAAGCTTGCTGCATCAAGTTCTTCTCAATTGATTATGACTTCTGTTCTTTCAACATTTGCTGCTGAAGAAGCGAAGAATGCTGGTCTGACAAAGCCCTCCACGTCTATGCCGGGCACCAATTCAATATCCAAACCTGAGAGGTCAGTGCCAGTTTCAGATGCCAATGTTTTTATGTCATCACAAGCGCCTTCTGTGCAGCCAAACCATTCATACCAATCAGCGTTGGTTCCCCAACTGCAGAATCAAGCCCCAACATCTCAAGGTCAATTTCACATGCTTCCAAACCCGCCATCTCAACAATATTTACAGCCGTCAGGAGGGGTCATGAGCCCGTATGGTTATGGTAGCATTCCACATTTGCCTCTAGGGCCACCACCTCCCCCACCTCATATGGTGAGTCCAATGGTGCCTTTGGCTCAGCAGCCACTGCAAATGAATCAGCAGCCTGTACAAAATAGCCAGCAGCAACTGATACCCTTAACTCAGCCGCCTCCACCCGCTCCTAGTTTCCGGCCACTTCAGCAGCCACCCGGAATGGTGTATTATGCTCATCCTCATCACTCTCAGTGA
- the LOC103437611 gene encoding uncharacterized protein isoform X2, translated as MLGEELPPPLELSGKKRSRSVRIVKRDSRSIRTKLSIGGPAEKIVSAFHLVISEHPTEDTEMSKCKSAAHRVRKLEKDVDIACTNAKDPKWKTLAKEVEEEENILKQCIDKLKLVETSRVALVSQLQEALHEQESELENVRTHMQVAQAQAEEATNMRKRLNDEDYVFKPSSATSPSTDGNSIGGQTPRKSAAAIAALVADKLAASSSSQLIMTSVLSTFAAEEAKNAGLTKPSTSMPGTNSISKPERSVPVSDANVFMSSQAPSVQPNHSYQSALVPQLQNQAPTSQGQFHMLPNPPSQQYLQPSGGVMSPYGYGSIPHLPLGPPPPPPHMVSPMVPLAQQPLQMNQQPVQNSQQQLIPLTQPPPPAPSFRPLQQPPGMVYYAHPHHSQ; from the exons ATGCTTGGGGAAGAACTGCCTCCACCATTGGAACTCAGTGGCAAAAAGCGCTCACGTTCAGTCAGAATTGTAAAAAGAGACTCACGCTCTATCAGAACG AAACTTTCTATTGGAGGCCCGGCTGAGAAGATTGTATCCGCATTTCACTTGGTGATCAGTGAACATCCCACTGAAGATACTGAGATGAGTAAATGCAAGTCTGCAGCTCACCGTGTAAGGAAGTTGGAGAAAGATGTTGACATTGCCTGTACTAATG CAAAAGATCCAAAGTGGAAAACTTTAGCAAAAGAAGTAGAGGAGGAAGAAAATATTTTGAAGCAGTGTATCGATAAACTTAAATTAGTTGAAACAAGTAGAGTAGCACTTGTATCTCAATTACAAGAAGCTCTGCATGAACAG GAATCTGAACTGGAGAACGTTCGAACTCATATGCAG GTGGCACAGGCACAGGCAGAAGAAGCCACCAACATGCGGAAGCGGCTCAATGATGAAGATTATGTGTTTAAACCATCAAGTGCGACCAGTCCTTCAACTGATGGAAATTCTATAGGCGGACAAACACCTAGGAAATCAGCTGCAGCCATTGCAGCTTTGGTTGCAGACAAGCTTGCTGCATCAAGTTCTTCTCAATTGATTATGACTTCTGTTCTTTCAACATTTGCTGCTGAAGAAGCGAAGAATGCTGGTCTGACAAAGCCCTCCACGTCTATGCCGGGCACCAATTCAATATCCAAACCTGAGAGGTCAGTGCCAGTTTCAGATGCCAATGTTTTTATGTCATCACAAGCGCCTTCTGTGCAGCCAAACCATTCATACCAATCAGCGTTGGTTCCCCAACTGCAGAATCAAGCCCCAACATCTCAAGGTCAATTTCACATGCTTCCAAACCCGCCATCTCAACAATATTTACAGCCGTCAGGAGGGGTCATGAGCCCGTATGGTTATGGTAGCATTCCACATTTGCCTCTAGGGCCACCACCTCCCCCACCTCATATGGTGAGTCCAATGGTGCCTTTGGCTCAGCAGCCACTGCAAATGAATCAGCAGCCTGTACAAAATAGCCAGCAGCAACTGATACCCTTAACTCAGCCGCCTCCACCCGCTCCTAGTTTCCGGCCACTTCAGCAGCCACCCGGAATGGTGTATTATGCTCATCCTCATCACTCTCAGTGA